One part of the Ornithodoros turicata isolate Travis chromosome 2, ASM3712646v1, whole genome shotgun sequence genome encodes these proteins:
- the LOC135384563 gene encoding serine protease 27-like, which produces MECGRSRVEDERIVGGRAAREGEFPYLASIQKYGSHVCGGIIISRDTMLTAAHCVRRRNVTDLQQKLGMRVEAGKTDLRKNATHSQSRRVKSIISHEKFGTNGMRNDIALLKLQEPFDLEDSEGYVAPICLPDPEQSSSLRGNIIVSGWGATREGGHGSDTMWMVEVVFF; this is translated from the exons ATGGAGTGCGGCCGAAGCAGAGTGGAGGACGAAAGAATCGTCGGTGGAAGAGCAGCGAGGGAAGGAGAGTTTCCATACTTG GCATCCATTCAGAAATACGGGTCTCACGTCTGTGGCGGTATCATCATCTCAAGGGACACTATGCTAACTGCCGCGCATTGTGTGCGGAG AAGAAACGTGACTGACCTTCAACAAAAGCTTGGTATGAGAGTGGAAGCTGGAAAAACGGACTTGAGAAAGAATGCAACACACAGCCAAAGTAGAAGG GTGAAATCTATCATAAGTCACGAGAAATTTGGAACAAACGGAATGCGTAACGACATAGCACTGCTGAAGCTGCAGGAGCCGTTCGACTTGGAAGACTCGGAGGGATACGTGGCCCCCATCTGTTTACCAGATCCAGAGCAGTCGTCTTCTCTCCGGGGCAATATAATCGTTTCAGGATGGGGAGCCACAAGGGAAG